From a single Sediminibacterium sp. KACHI17 genomic region:
- a CDS encoding Swt1 family HEPN domain-containing protein produces MDNYYSFVFKGLLTEDALDKVGRRNKSHFTEDQAKKLASTLAIDEMDSELVIRSKRMSIVFTAIAAFENSVRQFIEKKLLEEIGENWWTEAVDPNIRKKAEGRMEEEKKIRWHTPRGLSPINYTEMKHLTDTIRQNWKLFEPHLGTFDWASNILDTVERSRNVIMHSGDLGNRDIERIGSHIRDWIRQVGA; encoded by the coding sequence ATGGATAATTACTACTCTTTTGTTTTTAAAGGTCTTCTAACTGAAGATGCTTTAGATAAGGTCGGAAGGAGAAACAAATCTCATTTCACTGAAGACCAAGCTAAGAAACTAGCTTCCACGCTAGCAATTGATGAAATGGACTCTGAACTAGTAATAAGGTCAAAGAGAATGTCAATTGTCTTTACAGCTATTGCAGCTTTCGAAAATTCCGTAAGGCAGTTTATTGAAAAAAAGTTGTTAGAAGAAATTGGCGAAAATTGGTGGACTGAAGCAGTTGACCCAAACATCAGAAAAAAAGCTGAAGGCAGAATGGAAGAAGAAAAGAAAATTAGGTGGCACACACCAAGAGGACTAAGCCCTATAAATTACACAGAGATGAAACACCTAACTGATACGATTAGGCAAAATTGGAAACTTTTTGAGCCTCACTTGGGGACTTTCGATTGGGCTTCAAATATTTTGGATACAGTTGAACGTTCCAGGAATGTTATCATGCATAGTGGGGACCTTGGCAATAGGGATATCGAACGAATTGGCTCACACATCCGTGATTGGATAAGACAAGTTGGAGCGTAA
- the pyrH gene encoding UMP kinase produces the protein MLPKFKRILLKLSGEALLGDQRNGDPFNPQIIEQYAHDIKLVTNLGVQVAIVIGGGNIYRGMNEAESGIERAHGDYMGMLATVINAMAMQAMLEKIGVYTRLQSAINMEQVAEPYIRRKALRHLEKGRVVIFGAGTGNPYFTTDTAGSLRAIEMKADVILKGTRVDGVYTADPEKDPTATKYDKISFQECITKNLKVMDMTAFTLCMENKLPIIVFDMNKPGNLLKVVEGMNVGTFVS, from the coding sequence ATGCTTCCTAAGTTCAAACGAATCCTCCTGAAATTATCCGGTGAAGCCCTGTTAGGTGATCAGAGAAACGGCGATCCATTCAATCCACAGATCATAGAGCAATATGCGCACGATATCAAACTCGTGACCAATTTAGGAGTGCAGGTAGCGATCGTGATCGGTGGTGGTAATATTTACAGAGGGATGAATGAAGCAGAGAGTGGTATTGAGCGTGCGCATGGTGATTATATGGGGATGTTGGCAACGGTGATCAATGCGATGGCCATGCAGGCGATGTTGGAAAAGATCGGTGTGTATACGCGTTTACAAAGTGCGATCAATATGGAGCAGGTCGCTGAACCTTATATCCGTAGAAAGGCATTGCGTCATTTGGAGAAAGGAAGGGTCGTAATTTTTGGAGCAGGTACCGGTAACCCTTATTTCACAACCGATACAGCAGGTTCTCTGCGTGCCATTGAGATGAAAGCGGATGTGATCTTAAAAGGCACACGTGTAGATGGTGTGTATACTGCTGATCCGGAAAAAGATCCTACGGCCACAAAATATGATAAGATCAGTTTTCAGGAATGTATTACCAAGAACCTGAAAGTGATGGATATGACGGCTTTCACTCTTTGCATGGAAAACAAACTCCCCATTATTGTGTTTGACATGAACAAGCCCGGAAACCTCCTGAAAGTAGTAGAAGGGATGAATGTAGGCACTTTTGTAAGCTGA
- the bla gene encoding BlaB/IND/MUS family subclass B1 metallo-beta-lactamase yields the protein MRGRLLSFGFLLWMNTLAAQSVHPKLKITPLTDHFYIYTTYNTYENSKVPANGMYVVTKQGVVLFDTPWDTTQFQPLLDSIQVRHHQSVIMAFATHWHSDKTAGLEYYRQKGIKTYTTQRTDEWSQKNGAKRAAFLMHADTSFQVGADRFEIFYPGPGHTDDNIVIWFPKHKVLYGGCLIKGASDTNLGFLGDGNVKEYVHTLKRVQQKYPSPKHIIVAHSDWKDLNSLKHSIEMAELLRKKEQP from the coding sequence ATGCGAGGACGATTGTTGTCTTTTGGTTTTCTTTTGTGGATGAATACATTGGCTGCACAATCTGTTCATCCAAAACTGAAGATCACACCGCTTACGGATCATTTTTATATCTATACCACTTACAATACGTACGAAAACTCAAAAGTACCCGCCAATGGTATGTATGTGGTGACCAAGCAAGGGGTAGTACTATTTGATACACCTTGGGATACAACACAGTTTCAACCCTTGTTGGATAGCATTCAAGTCAGACACCATCAATCCGTGATCATGGCTTTTGCCACACATTGGCATAGTGATAAGACCGCCGGATTGGAATACTATCGTCAAAAAGGTATCAAGACCTATACTACACAAAGAACAGATGAATGGAGTCAAAAGAACGGAGCCAAGCGAGCAGCTTTTCTCATGCATGCAGACACATCCTTTCAAGTAGGTGCAGATCGATTTGAAATTTTTTATCCCGGTCCGGGTCATACTGATGACAATATTGTGATCTGGTTTCCGAAACATAAAGTCTTATATGGTGGATGTTTGATCAAAGGTGCATCGGATACCAATCTGGGTTTTTTGGGTGATGGCAATGTGAAAGAATATGTACATACCTTAAAAAGGGTACAACAAAAATATCCGTCACCGAAACACATCATTGTTGCGCATAGTGATTGGAAGGATCTTAATTCATTGAAACATTCGATTGAAATGGCGGAGTTATTGCGGAAAAAAGAGCAACCATAA
- a CDS encoding winged helix-turn-helix domain-containing protein: MMRIKKIQWPIQRKIFLGVLFIGLISMICVAFTFTGKDDFDVARREILLRRLGHEILLQSGDSVSRVLPIQKISAYEYRIRFEQAFTFQPDSLVKTTQRLFAKDPLAGDYVVNVLNCTDTSVAYGYAISNNKKNDIVACLGRRQPSACYMLHVQFKPTRIMDGQTGYLFGALSVLALVGCVVWIPIKKRKNIPDMEPTGIFTLGTMRFDAEKRKLLLNETSIDLTRTETRVLRIFALSPNEVIERSRLQKEIWEDEGVIVGRSLDMFISKLRKKLELDPRVKISVVRGKGYRLEVNEEC; the protein is encoded by the coding sequence ATGATGCGGATCAAAAAAATACAATGGCCGATCCAACGAAAAATCTTCCTTGGAGTATTATTCATCGGATTGATCTCCATGATCTGTGTGGCATTCACCTTCACGGGTAAGGATGATTTTGATGTTGCCAGAAGAGAGATCCTGCTGCGTCGACTCGGACATGAAATACTGCTACAGTCGGGCGACAGTGTTTCAAGGGTTCTACCGATACAAAAGATCTCCGCGTATGAATACCGCATCCGTTTTGAACAGGCATTTACCTTTCAACCCGACTCCCTGGTGAAAACAACCCAACGTTTATTCGCCAAAGACCCGCTTGCCGGTGATTATGTGGTGAATGTGCTGAACTGTACCGATACCAGTGTGGCCTATGGCTATGCGATTTCCAATAATAAGAAAAATGATATTGTAGCCTGTCTCGGCAGAAGACAACCCAGCGCCTGTTACATGCTCCATGTTCAATTCAAACCCACGAGGATCATGGATGGACAAACCGGCTACCTGTTCGGTGCCCTTTCTGTGTTGGCATTGGTGGGATGTGTGGTTTGGATACCCATCAAAAAACGCAAGAACATTCCTGACATGGAACCCACCGGCATCTTCACTTTAGGCACTATGCGTTTTGATGCAGAGAAACGTAAGCTCTTACTGAATGAAACATCTATTGACCTTACCCGTACTGAAACCCGTGTACTCCGCATTTTTGCCTTATCACCCAATGAAGTGATCGAAAGAAGCCGACTACAAAAAGAGATCTGGGAAGATGAAGGTGTGATCGTGGGACGGAGTTTGGATATGTTTATTTCGAAATTGAGAAAGAAACTGGAGTTAGACCCGAGGGTGAAGATTAGTGTTGTGAGGGGGAAAGGGTATCGATTGGAGGTGAATGAGGAGTGTTGA
- a CDS encoding dihydroorotase, whose product MKNYLIKNVHLVNEGSILQQDVLIEDQFIRQIGDITPLPTHHVIDGTGKYLLPGIIDGQVHFREPGLTHKGDLVTESRAAIAGGVTSFIDMPNTEPNVLNIESLQEKYALAQGRSWANYGFALGVNHSNLDQVIQTDTSNLLLITDDGLYFSGKGNILADRPDMMEKLFAGCRSLIAIHSEKEAIIEANETYYRQQYGEDIPIELHPVIRSEKACYEATKEAIAIAEKYQTRLHILHLSTAIETHLFRNDIPLTQKKITTEASVHHIWFCDQDYERLGAKIKWNPAIKTAQDKDGLLQALLDDRIDIITTDHAPHTIEEKKGTYFQAKSGAPLIQHSLNCMLEMHLMGKISLEKIAEKMCHNPAILYQIQQRGFIREGYYADLVLVDLDHEWQVSSENILYKCGWSPLEGTLFHNCVVKTFVNGQLSYDQGMFRATAAGLALQKHTTC is encoded by the coding sequence ATGAAAAACTATCTAATCAAAAACGTCCATCTGGTGAATGAAGGTTCGATCCTTCAACAAGATGTTTTAATCGAAGATCAATTCATTCGTCAGATCGGAGACATTACTCCCTTACCGACACATCATGTGATTGATGGTACCGGTAAATATTTATTACCGGGTATCATAGACGGACAAGTGCATTTTCGGGAACCCGGACTCACCCATAAAGGGGATCTCGTTACAGAAAGCAGGGCAGCGATAGCAGGAGGTGTGACTTCTTTCATTGACATGCCCAACACAGAACCCAATGTGCTCAATATCGAATCATTACAAGAAAAATATGCATTAGCGCAAGGAAGATCCTGGGCCAACTATGGTTTTGCATTGGGAGTGAATCATTCGAACTTAGATCAAGTCATTCAAACAGATACTTCCAACCTATTACTCATAACAGACGATGGACTCTATTTTTCCGGTAAGGGAAACATTCTAGCAGACAGACCCGATATGATGGAAAAATTGTTTGCCGGATGCCGGTCACTGATCGCCATACACTCAGAAAAAGAAGCCATCATTGAAGCCAATGAAACCTATTACCGGCAACAATATGGAGAAGACATACCCATCGAACTGCATCCGGTGATCAGAAGTGAAAAAGCTTGTTATGAAGCAACCAAAGAAGCCATAGCGATCGCAGAAAAATACCAGACCAGACTACACATCCTTCACTTGTCAACAGCGATCGAGACGCATCTTTTCAGAAATGATATTCCACTGACACAAAAAAAGATCACCACAGAAGCATCGGTACACCATATTTGGTTCTGTGATCAGGATTATGAAAGATTGGGTGCAAAGATCAAATGGAACCCGGCGATTAAAACTGCACAAGACAAGGATGGCCTGCTTCAGGCATTACTTGACGATAGAATCGATATCATCACTACGGATCATGCCCCTCATACTATAGAAGAAAAAAAAGGCACTTATTTTCAGGCAAAATCAGGCGCTCCGCTTATTCAGCATTCACTGAACTGCATGTTGGAAATGCATCTCATGGGAAAGATCTCACTGGAAAAGATCGCAGAAAAAATGTGCCACAACCCCGCTATTCTTTATCAAATTCAGCAACGAGGTTTTATCAGAGAAGGCTATTATGCAGATCTGGTTTTGGTAGACCTCGATCATGAATGGCAGGTCTCTTCGGAAAATATTTTATACAAATGCGGCTGGTCACCACTAGAAGGAACCCTATTTCATAACTGCGTGGTAAAAACATTCGTGAACGGACAATTATCATACGACCAGGGAATGTTTCGTGCAACCGCAGCAGGACTCGCATTACAAAAGCATACAACATGTTGA
- a CDS encoding DUF5343 domain-containing protein yields the protein MALATSYLVATNKLDDIFNALLSAKAPSSLTTGFLKTLGFTSSNDALYVRLFKDLGLIDSSNVPTEKYFRFLDQAESKKVIAECIEEAYSDLFALNKKANELSEADVKGKFKTLTQGTKEDNIINLMAKTFKALCDYADWTSKSSIKPPDTPETKTTKSQEPSVEVPIIAGHKKGINPSLHYNIEIHLPETRDTAVYDAIFKSLKEHLF from the coding sequence ATGGCTCTTGCAACATCTTACCTAGTAGCAACAAACAAACTCGATGATATTTTCAATGCACTTCTCTCAGCAAAGGCTCCATCCAGCTTGACGACAGGTTTTCTTAAAACTTTAGGGTTCACAAGCAGTAATGATGCTCTTTATGTTCGACTTTTTAAAGACCTCGGACTGATTGACTCTTCAAATGTTCCTACTGAAAAGTACTTTAGATTTTTAGACCAAGCCGAATCAAAAAAAGTAATTGCTGAATGTATCGAAGAGGCTTACTCAGACTTATTTGCACTAAACAAAAAAGCGAATGAGCTAAGTGAAGCAGATGTTAAAGGCAAATTCAAGACCTTGACGCAAGGCACGAAGGAGGATAACATTATTAATCTAATGGCTAAAACATTTAAAGCTCTTTGTGATTACGCAGATTGGACATCCAAATCCTCAATCAAACCTCCAGATACTCCTGAGACAAAGACTACAAAGTCACAAGAACCATCTGTCGAAGTCCCCATCATTGCTGGTCATAAAAAAGGAATTAATCCAAGCCTGCATTATAATATTGAGATTCATTTACCCGAAACTCGAGATACTGCCGTTTACGATGCGATATTTAAAAGTCTTAAAGAACATTTATTCTAA
- a CDS encoding TolC family protein — protein MKKLLILVCCLNAAMAMSQGRLTLSDAINLALKNSLDIQLAKNNVEISNINNHPGIAGALPTITATANDNEQIISINQKFPDPSRNTTRNNVSSNNLSVGVTGSILLSNGYRVVTTKKRLNELVIQNRYLLDAQVQNTMAAVATRYYDVVRQQEFIKTIEQSIGVFQKRLDILLARKEAGLSNNADIFQARLDLNAQVQLKQQQELVIQQGKTDLLNLLFLNPDSSITIQDTIIVERNLSLENIRAKLKDNPQLLSANEQIKINELIEKETAALGMPSLRANTGYNFNNTNSGAGFILQNQSYGPFISLNLSIPIYNGTVFKRQQQVAAMNSKNAVLQKETLVQTLETGAVRTYQAYKNALQQLETEVENYKLSMQLVDLVLKRFELNQATIIDVRQAQQSFETSGFRLLNLNYTAKLAEIELKRLANQITP, from the coding sequence ATGAAAAAACTATTGATCCTCGTTTGCTGTCTGAATGCCGCAATGGCCATGTCTCAAGGACGTCTTACACTTTCAGATGCCATCAACCTCGCACTAAAAAACAGCCTGGATATTCAATTGGCCAAGAATAATGTGGAGATCAGCAATATCAATAACCATCCGGGTATTGCAGGTGCTTTGCCTACCATTACCGCAACTGCCAATGACAATGAGCAGATCATTTCGATCAACCAAAAATTCCCCGATCCATCCAGAAATACAACGCGTAATAATGTTAGTTCCAATAACCTAAGTGTTGGTGTTACCGGAAGCATTCTGTTATCAAATGGCTATCGTGTGGTGACCACCAAAAAGCGATTGAATGAACTGGTGATCCAGAATCGTTATCTCCTGGATGCGCAGGTACAGAATACCATGGCTGCGGTTGCTACCCGTTACTATGATGTGGTACGTCAACAAGAGTTCATCAAAACCATCGAGCAATCGATCGGCGTGTTTCAAAAAAGATTGGATATTCTCCTCGCTCGTAAAGAAGCAGGCTTATCGAATAATGCAGATATTTTTCAGGCGCGCTTAGACCTGAATGCACAAGTACAATTGAAGCAACAGCAGGAATTGGTGATTCAACAAGGAAAGACCGATCTGCTGAATTTGTTATTCCTGAATCCGGATTCATCGATCACGATTCAGGATACGATCATCGTAGAGCGCAATCTTTCATTGGAAAATATTCGTGCCAAGTTGAAAGATAATCCGCAGTTGCTGAGTGCAAATGAACAGATCAAGATCAATGAACTGATCGAAAAAGAAACCGCTGCTCTTGGAATGCCCTCACTACGTGCTAATACAGGCTATAACTTTAATAATACCAATAGTGGGGCAGGCTTCATTTTACAGAACCAGAGTTATGGTCCGTTCATCAGCTTGAACCTGAGTATTCCGATCTATAACGGTACTGTATTCAAACGTCAGCAGCAAGTAGCAGCAATGAACTCAAAAAATGCGGTCTTGCAAAAAGAGACTTTGGTACAAACGCTGGAAACAGGGGCTGTTAGAACTTATCAGGCTTATAAAAATGCACTGCAACAGTTAGAGACAGAAGTGGAAAATTATAAACTCTCTATGCAGTTGGTAGACCTGGTATTAAAACGTTTTGAACTCAATCAGGCTACGATCATTGATGTACGTCAGGCCCAGCAAAGTTTTGAAACTTCCGGATTCAGATTATTGAACTTGAATTATACAGCGAAACTAGCAGAGATCGAATTAAAAAGACTCGCCAATCAAATCACACCCTAA
- a CDS encoding DUF6671 family protein — protein MLSMFSGRKLVIATMHGKEKVIAPLLEQALGVTCIVPESFNTDLLGTFTGEKEREEDPLATARKKCLLAMEATGCDMGIANEGSFGPHPSLYFIGADDELVIFIDQKNNLEIIAREISTETNFSYKEIAQEKELMEFAGQVMFPSHGLILRKSRQEQTDIVKGITDMPTLLDTYQTMAAKYPMVGVETDMRAMYNPTRMKVIEIATKKLIEKIQTACPACQMPGFSITDAKTGLPCDLCGSPTRSVLAYIYQCTHCGFSEEKHYPHNKQTEDPMYCDHCNP, from the coding sequence ATGTTGAGTATGTTCAGCGGTAGAAAACTAGTGATCGCCACGATGCATGGCAAGGAAAAAGTGATCGCACCTCTACTGGAACAAGCATTGGGTGTTACCTGCATCGTACCCGAATCATTCAATACCGATCTGCTCGGCACTTTTACCGGTGAAAAAGAAAGGGAAGAAGATCCGTTAGCCACCGCCCGAAAAAAATGCCTGCTGGCGATGGAAGCAACAGGTTGTGATATGGGCATCGCCAACGAAGGCTCTTTTGGACCACACCCGTCTTTATATTTTATCGGTGCAGATGATGAACTGGTCATCTTCATCGATCAAAAAAATAACCTGGAGATCATCGCACGTGAGATCAGTACCGAAACCAATTTCAGCTACAAAGAAATTGCGCAAGAAAAAGAACTCATGGAGTTTGCTGGTCAGGTCATGTTTCCTTCACATGGTTTGATTCTGCGTAAATCCAGACAAGAACAAACCGATATTGTAAAAGGCATTACAGATATGCCCACTCTGCTGGATACTTATCAAACAATGGCTGCAAAATATCCGATGGTGGGTGTAGAGACCGATATGAGAGCGATGTACAATCCTACGAGGATGAAGGTCATTGAGATCGCTACCAAAAAACTCATTGAAAAAATTCAAACGGCTTGCCCTGCTTGCCAAATGCCCGGCTTTAGTATCACAGATGCCAAAACCGGACTGCCCTGTGATCTTTGTGGAAGTCCAACCAGGTCGGTACTCGCATACATCTACCAATGTACCCATTGTGGTTTTTCAGAAGAGAAGCATTATCCGCACAACAAACAAACAGAAGATCCGATGTATTGTGATCATTGCAATCCATAA